TATTCTTCATACCAACCAAATGTAATGGTTTTATTTTTAACTAAAAAATCAACAACTTGATCAGCTTTTTGAGAGGTACTATATACTCCATACACCACATTACCCAAAGAGTTCTCTATATTAAAACCAAAAACAACGTAAATTTTCATCATAACCTCCTATAGAATTAGTAATTAGGGCTCCATTCCCAAATTGGAACTGTCACAAAATATTCTTCACCGCCCGCCTCCCTTGGTATATCTTTCCACCGCCAAACTTTCAACTGAATAGTTTCATTGGTCGGCTTTAATTCACTGACAGGAGTAGCAATTGTGCCAGGGCCACCTGAACACTCCACAAACTCAGAGCTTGTATTGTATTTTGAGCTTTTACCACGAAAACAAGACCAAACATTAAAGATAATTCTTACAGCATCTTTATACTCTTGATCTGTATAGCCCTCTATAATTCCTATCGCTCCCTTTTTCAACCCACCCCACTTCCAGGGGGCGGCTAATCTAACAACATCGCCACCACGAGGATATTTTTTATCGGTCATTTTTAATCTCTCCTACTGAGGTTGGACTAAAGCATATATCTTATCAAAGATGGTAATACTCCCTGCTTATCCATCACATTCTTGAAGGTAATCATAAAAACGCTCGTACCCTGAATTTATCCAACCTAAAAGTTCTAGCGGCCTTTTTCAGGGTGGGGACGGACTTTTACAAGATAAAATTTTATTAGCGGCTAATTCAATTCGTTGAAGTATTGAAGGCGAAGGATTAAATTCTTGCGGTAATAAATTATAAGCATAAATAAAGAGGCGCATCTCTTTAATTGCTTCTTTTAAGGTCATTAATATTACCTCCTTGTTACAAGAGTTACAAATAAATAATTCAAACCTAGAAAAGATATTATGACAAGCATAGCCAATAGAATTTCCATTATTACACCTCTGCCCTGATTTTCTTAAATCTTGTTAGAAGAGTAATCCAACACTCCTTACAACTTGCATCTCCACAATTTTCCACTAAACCATGTGTAAGAGGACAAGGAAGAGTAGGGGAAGATTGAACCTCCTGCAGAAATGCCCTAATTTTATTGTAATATTCTTTATCTCGTATACGAATAATTAAAGAATCGAGAATACGGCTTCCACAAGAAGGACACGCAAACCAACACCCACCTATTTCTTCTACTAAAGGGGTAATAGAACCGTGACATATTTCTTGAGTGCTTTCATTCCAGGCGGCGGCAGGGTAGGCTTCACCACAATGAGGACATTGATATAAAATCATCTTAACCTACCTCCCGATAAGCGAAATACTCTCTGCCTCTATATAATATACGAATCTCCATCCCTAAGAAAAAAGAGTACCCATATAAATCAAGTACCTTATCCACAAACTTATTAAATCCTACTACTTTATCTACAAAATTAACCAACTCAAAACTGTTATCTAGAAATACCCCCTCTTTAAGAGCAGGTATAGAAGAGAAAAGTATATCTCTATAACTCACAAGATTATTTTCTAATATTTCTTTTACAACCTGGAATCTTTCTTCATCAGTAAGAACTAGATATTCATAACCGTTAATCATATAAGCAAAGTCAGGGAAGGTTAATTCCCTGACTTCATGTAAAGGAACGTTTAGATACCATGCTAGAGCCTGTTTTTTACTAACAGGTTGCCTTTTATTTAGATAATGTCTTATTTTGCGGTAGAAGGATACAGAGGGTATTTCTTCTACAACCATCATAAATATTCGCTCCTTACTATAAAGTCCCCCAGGAGAGGGTGGAGGTGTGAATGGGTTTAGGCTTCCTTTAATACTCTAATTTTCTTAGGCACTAAAATTTCTTTTTCCTCAATGATATAATTTCTGCATATATCTATAAACAGGTCACGAACTTCATCACATAATTTATCAAAACTCTGCACTAGTTTAACTCTATCTCTAAGGCTTTCCATATCCCAAACCTCAAAATCCTCATACATATCTACACCTTTTCCTGGATATGTGAAAATTTCTTTTGGTGGGGTTTTATAATTAACTCTTGCATAGGCCCCGCATCGTCCACATTGATTTTTGCCCTCACTTGCAGGTTGAAAATTCTTCTGACCACAACGAGTACAATATGATTTATAACTTGAATACTTCCAGCCTCCTTGATATAAAACTAAATAGCCGCCACTACGTCCATTAAAACCAACTTGCCACTGATAATCATGTTCTGCCGCCCAATCTTCAAGAAGGGAATTGATTTCAAAATAAACCTCATCCATATCCAACATATCCCAGGCTTTATTTTTAATATCTTCAGGAAGGTTTAGTTTATATATTTTGACACAATTAGCATAACTGGTAGCGTTATTCCAGCTATTCATGGTATGATAACGGAAATGATTCCTTAAAAAGGAAATCATGGCTTCCCGATTTCTTTTATCTACTTCTTGATAAAACATAAAGAACACCTCTCTTAGTTAATAATGAAAAACCCCGCCCAGTAGGAAGGGCGGGGGTATAGGAATTAAAGACGTACTAAATCCTCTTCTATATCCGCAACAAAACTTTTAAGGTCGCCTGTATATAAAGCATCTTCAATATCCTCTAGTGTAAATCCCCACTCCAATAATTGTAAAACTTCTTCTTTAGATACACCCTGCTGATTAGCCATAGTACATAGCATATCAAAATATACATCATTATCAAATTCATAGCTTGTTACCATATTAGTAATTATAGATGTTGTTTGTTGTAATAAATTAACCTGCCGCGAAGACTTGGCAGGTTTCCAATTTATTCTATACCAGGTTCTTTCCTGGGGTTTAAATTTATTAAATTTTAAAGTACCATCAGGACAAATAGTAATTATATCGCCTTGTTTGGGTTCGATTAATTCCATATCCACAATACCAGTTTTAAATTGATTAAAAATCCGCTCACTGGTTTTAGGCCACTCCAGCAAGGAGTTTACCAAAATCTTTTTAGTGCTGGCATACACATACAATTTTAAATCTGGAATGTGCATAATAGAAAAAGGAGAATCATTTTTAACGATATATAAATTATTATCTTGATCGAGCAAGGTAAAAGTAAACATACCTTCTACGGTTTCAGCCATTTCCCTAATACTATTCATATCAAATTTATTATATAGCTCCAGTAATTGAACGGCTACATAAGAATCAGTTTCTATTTGAGTTTTAGGTAAACCATACTCAATTTTTAATTCCCTATCGTTATATAAAACGCCATTATGAGCTAAAGCAAACTTAATTCCACCAGCCCGCCCTAAAAATGGGTGGTTATTATAATTCTTTTTGGCACTACCTTGAGTAGTATGTCGTACATGACCCATTACAACCTTAGCATCTTTTGGAACTTTAAATTTAAACCTGTAGGCACTTACCCCATTTTTTGAGATAACAACATTTTTATCTTGCACATAAGCGATTCCAGTCGCATCCATGCCTCTTTCTGTAGAATTGAGTCCTAAAATTTCCAATAAAGATTCAAAATTCATTTTATCCATTCCGTAATAACTAAAGCCAAATAATCCACACATTTTTTATCGTCCTCCTTGTTATGCTACTTCTAGATCAGATGCAGAAGCATCTAATAATTGATTTACAAACTTCCTAATCTCTTCAGCATCTCTTTCATCTAATTCAGGAATTATCTGATCAGCTTCCTTTAAATGTCGTGTAATCAAATAGGCTTTAAGTTCACCACTCACTCCTTCAATGAATTTTTCCCAAGTTAATTCTTGAATCTCATTGACAGGAGTGTTTATAGCCATCTTAACTAGTCGTTCTACAAACTGGAGGGTGGCAATAAAAGTCGTATACTTTAACGTTCCTCTAAATAACCTAATTTCAATAGTATTGTTATTTTCGAGATTAATAGCATAATATCTTCCGCTTCCTTTAGCTCTTTCTAAAATCTCTTCAGGTTTTGCTAAACCATAACGTTTAGCCCAACGGTCTAATTGAGAATTAGTTCGTCGAGAAAATTTAACCATCTGATCCCAAAATCTTTCCACCAGAAATAACAGCTTCATGATATTAGTATCTTGTTCATCTTCGTTTTTACCAAATGCTTTACGACTCACATGAACATGCAATCCACAATTCCCATTATCGTGGGAAGTATAGCCCAACTTCTTAGCTTTTTCCATAATTTGTTTCCAAGGAATGTAATTTATATGATATTCAAGGGTGGCGGGGTGAGAGACAATCTCTAAACCCCGTGAAAGTGATCCATCGTGTTTAATGTAAATATACTCATTATCTTCATTGCCAACATCTAAAATTGCCTCAGCTTTATCTTGATACTCACCTCCACCATCAATTTCCAACTCCACTCCCAGAAACAACGAACCCTCTCCATAGAAAATTGGAGAGGGTTTATAATTATAACTATGTATTACTCTTGACCTATGCTCTTCATAACAATTACGGCAATATATTTCATCATCATCATCTTCATTCATATAAGTATAATCACTATGAATAATTCGACCACAATCACTACAACGATAATAACTTTCGTTAAAGCAATCCTCACAGATTTGAGTACCATAATCATCCGTCAATACTTCATCATAGGGAACTGCTTCACCGCAGACATCACAAATTGCAAATCTTTCATTAAAACAATCAGGGCAGTATCCTTCACCGTCATAATAATAAGCATCCTCTTGATATAAAATTTCATTACAAACTACACAAGAGGTAAATCTTTCACACCAACAATCGTTACAATATAATTTCCCATTTGCCCCTTCATTAGCTTCATCACGATAAATTACTTCATTACATCCATAGCAAATAACAAACAGATCATTATAGCAATCTTCACAAAAATAATCACCGTTAACTTCATAAGCCTCATCAAAATCAATTTCTATTTCACATTCAGCACAAAGAATCAGTTCATCAGACATCTTTTACTCCTCCTTGAATTTAATGATTTTAATAAAATTATCTTCCCGCTCTAAGACAAAATCAGAGGAAAGACGTTCTTCCATAAAATCCATTATTTCCGTTAACATATCTTTTGGAGGCGGTGGGGGCGGCGAGGGAAGTTTTGTAGCTAAATTAAATACTATTGCCATGACAACAATAGCAAGAATTACAATAACCCTTTTCATTACCACCATCCCATTTTGTTAAATTTTTATCTTTTAACAACTCTATGGTATATATAAGGATATATACTAATAGCTAGAAAAAAGCTATAAAATAAAACCTTATTAAATTGTAATTATTTAATTAAAAAGAGGGGGAGGCGGGGAGAAAAACTCACCCCGCCCTTTATATAGTGAGAGGAGGAGTTAACTTTGTAAATAACCAATTGCCAGCATAACAATATCCAGCACTACAAATCCAAAACCAAGGAACCCAAGAGTCTCCATGATCTCACTCCTATTCAGGCATAACTGTAAGAAAAACAACCGCCATTACCAACCACATAACTAAAAAAGGAATACCGTACATAAGACAGCCTCCTTAATGGGATAAGGGGAGTTAAAACTCCTCACACTCCCAAAATCCAAAATCACTTCCATCACCAGGATGGCTTCCGAAATAACAACCTTTAGGGGCAATTTCATCTAACGCATCAAATAAAGTCTCTAAAAGCCAATCAACATCTTCAGGACGCTCTTCGATAAAATCTTTAATAATTTCTAGATCCCAATCTTTAGGCAAATTATATAATCTTAACAAGTTATTGGCTTGTTCAGGCCAGTAGTGTTCTAACAGATCGAGAAAACGAGGGATCAAGTCTTCACTTCTCAGAGTTCCAGAAATAACCGAACCAGTGAAGTCAACAGGCTTTTTCATTGGAAACTCCTCCTTTATTCCGCCCACGGCGGCGGGCGAGGTTAATATAAAGAGTTATTACTCTCCCTATAACCGTCTTATACAAAAACAGCTATAGGCAAAATAATACCTCCCATAGCAATTCCTTGGACATAGGGATAACTAGCCTAACAAGTTTCTCAGCAGGGTTACTGCCCTCTTTGAGCCCATATAGGGCTCTACTGGATCTGTATCATCCAGGGCAATTCCCTGGATCGATACGCCTGATCCAAAATAGTTTGAGCTTCTTGGCGACTCAAAGGGCTCCACCCCAAGTCGCCCATACCTAGCTCCCTAATTACAGCCAGGGCTTTTTCCAAACTAACTATAAACCTCTGGCCTTTCTTATACATAAAAAGACCTCCTTTGGCCTTATATATAGGCTCAAAGAAGGCAGTAACAGTAAACGCTATCCACTTATGCGTAGCATCCAGGAAGCGGATAGAGCCTACTAAACCTGCTGACTGGCATAGGATTTCCCCTTCGCACAATGCCAGCTATATTGATACAGCACTCTCCCGCTACCTCCCAATCCTAGCCTGGGGCGGGCGGGGTGAAGAACTATATCAATATAGAAAACCCATACTATATAAACACACACACATAAAAGACAGACTAAGAGTCCAAAAGATATTCCTAGGATAAATAAAGAGAGAGCTAACTAATCTATATAACTCCAAGCGTAGCAAGGCAGTCATAAGGATTAATAAGCCCGCACTAATAGGAATCCTTGGACTCTTAGCCTGTCCCTAGTATGGAATTCCTGGTAAGCAGACTAAATCTGCAATAAGCAGACTAATATTAGTAAATTTAGCCTACCAATAGCAGGCCCGCCAATGGGCAAACTAATCCTGCTGATAGGTTGGTTTAACCTGCTAATAGCTAATCTGCTAACAGGCAGATCTAGCCTGCTTACCAAAGGAATTTGCTAGGCATCGCTATCCCTATGGCCTGGGCCTTCTGGTGCGGTTGCGAATTGGGCAGACTAATCCCGCAGAAAGCTAGTCGCCTGAGTAATTGGCAAACTGCTTGCGTAGCAAGGCAGTCACCAGTTATATTTCGCTACCACTAAGCAAAATTACGCTAGTTAATAGTATGTGTAAGAAAAACTCGGTGTCTATCGAAAACTAGCGAAAATTACTATAGTGACAGCGAAATCAAGCGGACTAACTCCTAGGATAGGATTAGTTCACCTAATTCTGCCGCTATAGCCAACCGCACATAATATACATTATGAGCGGTTTCTAGCTATTGGATTGTGAGCAGATAGGGAGCCAGTAGCTCCCTGGAACTAGGCTGACTTGCTCATAAGTTGAGCCATAGCTTGCGCTATGGCCTGGGCGAGCATATTCGGATCTATGGCAGACTGGGCTGGTGCAGGAGTAGTCTCTTTCTTAGACTCCTGCTTAGTAGCCTTCTTAGGAGCAGATTCCTTTTTCGCCTGCTCAGGCTTGAAGCCAATGGGCGGCTTGCATCCAGTCGCCTTGACGATATTCTGGATGCCTTCTGGCGTAGCCACAACATTAAGTTGAAAGCTAACACCCTGGAACTCTGGAGAGGTGAGCTTACTCCAGCCGTGGCTGGTGGCTACAAGATAACTCTTGCCTGTACTCGACAAGCTGGCAGTCTCTAATTGCGCCAGATCGACGGCAAGAATTAGCTTGCTTCCCTTGAAGCCTACGCGAATGTTCTCGATGTTTTTGGACATGATAAGACTCCTCCTCTAGATTTTTTGGGGCTACTGGAGCCCTATCTGCCCACAATCCGCCGCCAGAATCCCAGGCTGTCCCTACGATTCCTGCATTACCGATTCTTCCATGCAGTCCTTCTCTGGTACTAGGCCCGCATAATGCAAGAGGCTTTTCCACAGGCATAGACACTAGCCAAAATAAGGCCACAACTGCCACTCGATCATCCAGAAGCCACTCCATGCATAGCATGGCAGGGACTCCTGTCCCTATGCACAGGAGAATCCTTATTCCGCTTAGGCCACGCCTGGGTAGTTATCCTACTGGCTTACCTTCCCAGGAGTCGGGACACTCCTTCATCCTGAACCGTTTTCCCGTAATGCGTAGCATTACGAGTCCACGATCCGATCAGGAGTCAATATGCAGTTATCAAAGACCAGGTTTTTCGCATGTCTTTGGTGCGTTGCACCGCCAACCGCAATGCCACAATAGCATGGCCGTGGCGATTGTGGAGAGGTTGGTGCAGATTAATTTTTTTAACCTCAAATTTTTTGGCGGCTCTTTTTGTTTCACTCCCCCCGATGCCTTGGAAATAAAGGCGTGGCCGTTTCGGGCGGCGGAGCATCATGATCCCTACAGGAAATTTTTCAAAAATGTTATTGCGAGTAGGTAATACCTATACTGGAAAAACATTAAAGAAAAACAATTGCGCCTATCCTAAAATTAGGAAGGAGGGATTATTATGCGGCCTTGTATAGTGGGGTGGTTCTATGCGTTAAAATGGCTTATAAAAACTGGATTGGTTTTTAATTCAAAAACAAGAAAAATCCGTTGGAAATTTGGGCGAGAATTAATTAAACATAAGTATTTTTGGTACACAAGGCAAGAAAAATCTAAATACACAAAAATAGTGAAGAAATTAAATTAAGAATTACCAAGTTTACAATACATCAAGAGAAGAAATGATTAAATTTTACATTAATGGGCTATACTTAAAGGTAACAGATCCCGTCACACCTCTGTTACCTCTAAAGCGTATCTCTATCTTACTAGTGGATAGAGATAGGTGGGTAATACGTGGCCCAGGGCGGGACAAGCAAATAAGCCACCTTGTTTATTGGGGTCGCATTTGCGGTCGGCAAGGTGGCATAAAAATTTTCATCTGCCCTCTTAAAAATGCTATATAACCCTTCGTATATGTACTATGAAAGGGGAAAACCAGTATAATAGCCATGCTGACGGCCCTAGAGTAAGCTGGGTGACGGGGAGGCGCGCACCCTGTCGGCTTGATGGATCAAAAATCCGCTGGTTTTCCCCAATTGGATATACAGGTGTAGCTCAATGGTAGAGCGTCTGGCTGTTAACCAGATGGGTGTAGGTTCGAGTCCTACCACCTGTGCCAACTTGCCCTGCCTGCCTGAAAGCCTAAGTGCTACTTGGGTGACGTAGTGTAGGAAGGGTGGGGCATATATGAGTTAGCTAACTCCGAGGTGGGTCAAGGCATGAACCAGGGTGTTTCGGTGGCCTTGGCGAAAGGGTAAGAATAAATTGTTGTGGAGCTTTAGGCTCATTTTAATTAACTAATAAGGGTAGTCCGAGTAGGGGAGATATAAACCGACGG
This portion of the Moorella sp. E308F genome encodes:
- a CDS encoding class II glutamine amidotransferase, whose translation is MCGLFGFSYYGMDKMNFESLLEILGLNSTERGMDATGIAYVQDKNVVISKNGVSAYRFKFKVPKDAKVVMGHVRHTTQGSAKKNYNNHPFLGRAGGIKFALAHNGVLYNDRELKIEYGLPKTQIETDSYVAVQLLELYNKFDMNSIREMAETVEGMFTFTLLDQDNNLYIVKNDSPFSIMHIPDLKLYVYASTKKILVNSLLEWPKTSERIFNQFKTGIVDMELIEPKQGDIITICPDGTLKFNKFKPQERTWYRINWKPAKSSRQVNLLQQTTSIITNMVTSYEFDNDVYFDMLCTMANQQGVSKEEVLQLLEWGFTLEDIEDALYTGDLKSFVADIEEDLVRL
- a CDS encoding amidoligase family protein, giving the protein MSDELILCAECEIEIDFDEAYEVNGDYFCEDCYNDLFVICYGCNEVIYRDEANEGANGKLYCNDCWCERFTSCVVCNEILYQEDAYYYDGEGYCPDCFNERFAICDVCGEAVPYDEVLTDDYGTQICEDCFNESYYRCSDCGRIIHSDYTYMNEDDDDEIYCRNCYEEHRSRVIHSYNYKPSPIFYGEGSLFLGVELEIDGGGEYQDKAEAILDVGNEDNEYIYIKHDGSLSRGLEIVSHPATLEYHINYIPWKQIMEKAKKLGYTSHDNGNCGLHVHVSRKAFGKNEDEQDTNIMKLLFLVERFWDQMVKFSRRTNSQLDRWAKRYGLAKPEEILERAKGSGRYYAINLENNNTIEIRLFRGTLKYTTFIATLQFVERLVKMAINTPVNEIQELTWEKFIEGVSGELKAYLITRHLKEADQIIPELDERDAEEIRKFVNQLLDASASDLEVA